In Archangium violaceum, the following are encoded in one genomic region:
- a CDS encoding GRAS family protein: MRSEKFSLLTRALEELQEGQLSSARRSLGALTRRLDVEGVAEDMQYFLFATALARRAGVGDVQQMNLYLRRFELPQISLFNLLGERLPLVSVARDIANGWICELLAGHEEATLFDVGLGTGRQEVALLRKLKATGAAPRRLTVVGLDPDGDSLEQAETVLTATARELGFELRFRRIAKVVEALGENEWNALRDCPGPRVVHAAFALHHIAAGVDRQELFHRLRALEPAGVVLCEPNSDHATESLSQRFHNVWRHLFFVFSLVDELGLPRQERNGIKLFFGREVEDILGVVDDSQRYERHERMETWLGRLRAAGFFPEGRARGLEGTTRHPALAIREAPGVVGLGYREETIVSLIRAVPGTAA; the protein is encoded by the coding sequence GTGCGCTCGGAGAAATTCTCGCTGCTCACTCGGGCTCTGGAGGAGCTCCAGGAAGGGCAGTTGTCCTCGGCCCGGCGCTCGCTGGGGGCACTCACGCGGAGGTTGGACGTGGAGGGAGTCGCCGAGGACATGCAGTACTTCCTCTTCGCCACGGCGCTGGCCCGGCGGGCGGGCGTCGGCGACGTGCAGCAGATGAACCTCTACCTGCGGCGCTTCGAGCTGCCGCAGATCTCCCTCTTCAACCTGCTCGGCGAGCGGCTGCCGCTGGTGTCCGTGGCGCGGGACATCGCGAACGGGTGGATCTGCGAGCTGCTCGCGGGCCACGAGGAGGCCACGCTGTTCGACGTGGGGCTGGGGACGGGGCGGCAGGAGGTGGCGCTGCTGCGCAAGCTGAAGGCGACGGGCGCCGCGCCCCGGCGGCTCACCGTGGTGGGGTTGGATCCGGACGGAGACAGCCTGGAGCAGGCGGAGACGGTCCTCACGGCGACCGCCCGGGAGCTGGGCTTCGAGCTGCGCTTCCGGCGCATCGCCAAGGTCGTCGAGGCGCTCGGCGAGAACGAGTGGAATGCCCTGCGGGACTGTCCCGGGCCGCGCGTGGTGCATGCGGCCTTCGCCCTCCACCACATCGCCGCGGGAGTGGACCGACAGGAGCTCTTCCACCGGCTGCGCGCGCTGGAGCCCGCGGGCGTGGTGCTGTGCGAGCCGAACTCGGACCACGCCACCGAGTCGCTGAGCCAGCGCTTCCACAACGTGTGGCGCCACCTCTTCTTCGTCTTCTCGCTGGTGGACGAGCTGGGCCTGCCACGGCAGGAGCGCAACGGCATCAAGCTCTTCTTCGGACGCGAGGTGGAGGACATCCTCGGCGTGGTGGATGACTCCCAGCGCTACGAGCGCCACGAGCGCATGGAGACCTGGCTGGGCCGGCTGCGCGCGGCGGGCTTCTTCCCGGAGGGGAGGGCCCGGGGGCTCGAGGGGACGACCCGGCATCCCGCGCTCGCCATCCGCGAGGCGCCGGGCGTCGTGGGCCTGGGCTACCGGGAGGAGACCATCGTGTCCCTCATTCGCGCCGTTCCCGGGACGGCGGCGTGA
- a CDS encoding DUF3185 family protein — protein MGIVRILGFMLVVAGTVFLVSAYRATGSVSERAMETLTGRYTERTQRDLAIGGAGVVGGILLIAFGGGRRRR, from the coding sequence GTGGGGATCGTCCGCATCCTGGGATTCATGCTCGTCGTCGCCGGCACCGTGTTCCTGGTGAGCGCCTACCGCGCCACCGGCTCCGTCTCGGAGCGCGCCATGGAGACCCTCACCGGGCGCTACACCGAGCGCACCCAGCGCGACCTGGCCATCGGCGGCGCGGGCGTGGTGGGCGGCATCCTGCTCATCGCCTTTGGCGGAGGCCGGCGTCGCCGTTGA
- a CDS encoding AMP-binding protein → MASSLLETFLVRAHQAPERPVLDFEQRRFTAGQLAGHVTAFASALQRRGLKSGERVALFLENSPDFVIAYLGTQYAGGVVVLVNTQYRQVELSHILSDSGARACVTGAAGATELAPLRAWLPALEWLVTVEPLSAPVPWPTVDLEALLAEGDAHASPPLPGGEQLAVLGYTSGTTGRSKGAMLLHRNLLSNVRAVTEAWRWTERDRLLLALPLFHTHGLMVGLHGTLSSGGSVDLRRRFVASEALASLCDDASLTMFFGVPTMYGRLVEEARRTGLRPRPLRLLVSGSAPLSPQLFHDVEETFGQRILERYGMTETIMNTTNPYEGERRPGTVGMPYPGQEARVVDVRTRQPLPAGETGEIEVRGPHVFAGYWQRPDATAEAFDLEGWFRTGDLGLRDGDGYFHITGRARELIISGGFNVYPREVEEVLATHPAVAEVAVLGLPDPDFGEQVVAVVVPRPGATPEASALVDWCKDRLASFKKPRRVVFAEALPRNALGKVQKHVLRERLQPTV, encoded by the coding sequence ATGGCGTCCTCCCTCCTCGAGACCTTCCTCGTCCGCGCCCACCAGGCCCCCGAGCGGCCCGTCCTGGACTTCGAGCAGCGGCGCTTCACCGCCGGCCAGCTCGCCGGCCACGTCACCGCCTTCGCCAGCGCCCTCCAGCGCCGGGGGCTGAAGTCCGGTGAGCGCGTGGCCCTCTTCCTGGAGAACAGCCCCGACTTCGTCATCGCCTACCTGGGCACGCAGTACGCCGGGGGCGTCGTCGTCCTCGTCAACACCCAGTACCGCCAGGTGGAGCTGAGCCACATCCTCTCGGATTCTGGAGCACGTGCCTGCGTCACCGGAGCCGCGGGCGCCACCGAGCTCGCGCCCCTCCGGGCCTGGCTGCCCGCGCTGGAGTGGCTCGTCACCGTGGAGCCCCTCTCCGCTCCCGTGCCCTGGCCCACCGTCGACCTGGAGGCGCTCCTGGCCGAGGGAGACGCCCACGCGTCGCCGCCCCTGCCCGGGGGCGAGCAGCTCGCGGTGCTCGGCTACACCTCCGGCACCACCGGCCGCTCCAAGGGCGCCATGCTGCTGCACCGCAACCTGCTCTCCAACGTGCGCGCCGTCACCGAGGCCTGGCGCTGGACGGAGCGCGACAGGCTGCTGCTCGCCCTGCCCCTCTTCCACACCCACGGCCTCATGGTGGGCCTGCACGGCACGCTCTCCTCCGGCGGCAGCGTGGACCTGCGCCGCCGCTTCGTCGCCTCCGAGGCGCTCGCCTCCCTGTGTGACGATGCCTCGCTGACGATGTTCTTCGGCGTGCCCACCATGTACGGCCGGCTCGTCGAGGAGGCCCGCCGCACCGGCCTCCGCCCGCGTCCGCTGCGGCTGCTCGTCTCCGGCTCCGCCCCCCTCAGCCCCCAGCTCTTCCACGACGTGGAGGAGACGTTCGGCCAGCGCATCCTCGAGCGCTACGGGATGACGGAGACCATCATGAACACCACCAACCCCTACGAGGGCGAGCGGCGCCCCGGCACCGTGGGCATGCCCTACCCCGGCCAGGAGGCGCGCGTGGTGGACGTGCGCACCCGCCAGCCCCTGCCCGCGGGCGAGACGGGGGAGATTGAAGTCCGCGGCCCCCACGTCTTCGCCGGCTACTGGCAGCGCCCGGACGCCACCGCCGAGGCGTTCGACCTCGAGGGCTGGTTCCGCACCGGGGACCTCGGCCTGAGGGACGGCGACGGCTACTTCCATATCACCGGCCGCGCCCGCGAGCTCATCATCAGCGGCGGCTTCAACGTGTACCCCCGCGAGGTGGAGGAGGTGCTCGCCACGCACCCGGCCGTAGCCGAGGTGGCGGTGTTGGGCCTGCCGGACCCGGACTTCGGCGAGCAGGTGGTGGCCGTCGTCGTGCCCCGCCCCGGCGCCACCCCCGAGGCCTCCGCGCTGGTGGACTGGTGCAAGGACCGGCTCGCCAGCTTCAAGAAACCCCGCCGCGTCGTCTTCGCCGAGGCCCTTCCCCGCAACGCGCTCGGGAAGGTGCAGAAGCACGTGCTGCGCGAGCGGCTCCAGCCCACTGTCTAG